In Montipora foliosa isolate CH-2021 unplaced genomic scaffold, ASM3666993v2 scaffold_335, whole genome shotgun sequence, a single window of DNA contains:
- the LOC137987300 gene encoding uncharacterized protein: MEKPVQETPEEMPHFLESEEESDNINFGSLLSKAIRTVDHSTAIVSTDKNSGSNKHDQTVNELRLVRMILEWLECLYAKQEAKLDRLLSLVTTQPFRASHCSTTGTPELPYTPTVLFRQEPAADKSDLHRTPCMTEPDRVLDELIQQTDFDSAA; the protein is encoded by the exons ATGGAGAAGCCTGTGCAGGAGACACCTGAGGAAATGCCACACTTCCTAGAGTCAGAGGAGGAGTCAGACAACATAAATTTTGGAAGCCTGCTATCCAAAGCAATCAGAACTGTGGACCATTCGACGGCCATT gTTAGCACTGACAAGAACAGCGGCTCAAACAAGCACGACCAGACAGTGAACGAGCTTCGATTAGTAAGGATGATTCTAGAGTGGCTCGAGTGTTTGTATGCCAAACAGGAGGCCAAGCTGGACAGACTGCTGAGTCTAGTGACAACACAGCCCTTTCGAGCATCGCATTGTAGCACTACGGGAACACCAGAGCTGCCGTATACGCCAACTGTGCTCTTCAGACAGGAACCCGCTGCAGACAAGAGTGACCTACATCGCACGCCTTGCATGACAGAACCTGACCGGGTGCTGGACGAGCTAATTCAACAAACGGACTTTGATTCCGCAG CTTGA